From Paenibacillus sp. GP183, one genomic window encodes:
- a CDS encoding glycerophosphodiester phosphodiesterase family protein, with translation MNHPFPIITAHSGCMNTLDNTLLSVETGLKLGADVIEEDIMVTKDGVPVLSHDDIWTTPAGWEYRISQSTFEEISLLQFEVKQGDHRETTRIYKLEEMLPLIQASGKIANLDLKDDQSIEPVAALLKKHGLLEQAFYSGCEKDRAMKAQQSNPEIRKMLNVDARNYLSMAYKDMVEQICQDALDAACYGINLHYLAVRPELVEYASSKGLPIYIWTVNEESLMKQYAEMGVASITTRNVLALVQLKQRMQR, from the coding sequence ATGAACCATCCATTTCCAATCATTACCGCCCATAGCGGATGCATGAATACACTTGACAACACGCTGCTATCTGTTGAAACCGGGCTCAAGCTGGGGGCAGACGTCATCGAAGAAGACATTATGGTCACTAAGGACGGAGTCCCTGTGCTTTCCCATGATGACATCTGGACTACACCGGCTGGCTGGGAGTACAGAATTTCCCAATCGACCTTTGAGGAGATCAGTCTTCTCCAATTCGAAGTGAAACAGGGAGATCATCGAGAGACGACTCGCATATATAAGCTTGAAGAGATGCTTCCATTGATCCAAGCTTCGGGAAAAATCGCCAATCTGGACCTGAAGGACGATCAGAGCATCGAGCCCGTGGCAGCTTTATTGAAAAAGCACGGTCTTTTGGAACAAGCTTTTTATTCCGGATGCGAGAAGGACCGAGCTATGAAGGCGCAGCAATCGAACCCGGAAATACGAAAAATGCTTAATGTGGATGCTCGCAATTACTTATCCATGGCATACAAAGATATGGTTGAACAAATTTGCCAGGATGCGCTGGATGCTGCTTGTTACGGGATTAACCTCCATTACCTTGCTGTCCGTCCGGAACTTGTGGAGTATGCTTCTTCCAAAGGATTGCCTATTTATATTTGGACCGTGAATGAAGAAAGCTTGATGAAACAGTACGCCGAAATGGGCGTGGCCTCGATTACAACTCGCAATGTCCTTGCACTGGTGCAATTAAAACAGAGAATGCAACGTTAA
- a CDS encoding polysaccharide deacetylase family protein, which produces MKSKLSAAFTIIIILSICLLTLGCKPQIREVVDTEAEVSIYPLPINFEPHVNIPEPKVEEVAAIPAFTPSPTPTASLIVSPTASPTALPASSHSVPAPIASVLPDQSGEVSIPVLNYHSIGVTQGNTLVLDPKKLTQQMEYLAEQGYSPLTLSDFILMLEKKKPAPAKPVLLTFDDGYIDNYEQAMPILKRHGFPATIFISPGTIGQEGKVNWMQLKEMHEAGWDIQPHGMTHPHLPELTAAEQKGEITQSRRQIEQQLGTKADIFCYPYGEFNKQTLAILKEEGFRYAFTIRQGRTTSSQDPFHLKRIYVNSEDSLLQWSKKL; this is translated from the coding sequence ATGAAAAGTAAGCTTTCGGCTGCCTTCACGATCATCATTATACTTAGTATTTGTTTGCTTACTTTAGGATGCAAGCCCCAAATACGTGAAGTTGTCGACACTGAAGCTGAAGTGTCTATTTATCCATTACCCATTAACTTCGAACCCCATGTAAACATCCCAGAACCAAAGGTCGAAGAAGTAGCAGCGATTCCTGCTTTCACGCCTTCTCCTACACCAACTGCTTCACTAATTGTCTCACCAACTGCATCACCAACTGCTTTACCAGCCTCTTCACATTCCGTTCCTGCTCCCATAGCTTCTGTTTTACCGGATCAATCAGGGGAAGTGTCCATACCTGTTCTTAATTATCACAGTATTGGAGTCACGCAGGGCAATACGCTTGTGCTCGATCCGAAGAAACTTACACAGCAGATGGAATATTTGGCAGAGCAGGGCTACAGTCCGCTCACTCTATCTGATTTTATACTCATGTTAGAAAAGAAGAAACCAGCCCCCGCTAAGCCTGTGCTGCTCACTTTTGACGATGGCTACATAGATAACTATGAGCAAGCGATGCCGATCCTCAAGCGGCACGGTTTTCCGGCCACGATCTTTATTTCTCCCGGAACTATTGGGCAAGAAGGCAAAGTGAATTGGATGCAGCTAAAAGAAATGCATGAAGCAGGCTGGGATATACAGCCGCACGGCATGACACATCCTCATCTCCCCGAGCTTACTGCTGCGGAGCAGAAGGGTGAAATAACGCAATCACGCCGACAGATTGAACAGCAGCTCGGAACGAAAGCCGATATATTTTGCTATCCATACGGAGAATTCAATAAACAGACGCTGGCGATTTTGAAAGAAGAAGGGTTTCGTTACGCGTTTACCATAAGACAGGGGAGAACGACATCATCTCAAGATCCTTTTCATCTGAAGCGTATTTATGTGAATAGTGAGGACAGTCTGCTACAATGGAGTAAAAAACTTTAA
- a CDS encoding NRDE family protein, with amino-acid sequence MCLILFAYQAHDKYKLIMAANRDEFYERPTAPVHFWEDYPNILAGRDLLKMGTWMGVTTAGRFAALTNYRNPKEQTDGKRSRGELAADFLKNNEHPETYMYEMAKKRNVYPGYNLLSGDANGLYYYSNTNNKVQKLEPGIYGISNHLLDSDWPKVTKGKVGLSKIITESNPEMDERILNLLQKADQAPDEMLPNTGVALEWERILSPIFIKSEGYGTRSSTVLLISDEEISVRELVYSHDGMKDHKYSMPIQ; translated from the coding sequence TTGTGTTTAATCTTATTCGCATATCAGGCACACGACAAATATAAGCTCATCATGGCTGCCAATCGTGATGAATTTTATGAGAGACCGACAGCACCTGTTCATTTTTGGGAGGATTATCCGAATATTCTGGCCGGTCGGGATTTACTTAAAATGGGTACATGGATGGGTGTGACTACTGCTGGTCGTTTTGCAGCTCTAACCAATTATCGAAACCCTAAGGAACAAACTGATGGAAAACGTTCCCGCGGAGAGCTGGCAGCAGATTTTTTAAAAAACAATGAGCATCCTGAAACTTATATGTATGAAATGGCAAAAAAACGCAATGTATACCCGGGCTATAATTTGCTCTCAGGGGATGCGAATGGACTCTATTATTATTCGAACACAAATAATAAAGTCCAAAAGCTGGAGCCGGGTATTTACGGGATCAGCAACCATTTATTGGATTCCGATTGGCCCAAGGTTACAAAAGGTAAAGTAGGATTGTCAAAAATAATCACGGAAAGCAACCCTGAAATGGATGAACGGATTTTAAACCTTCTCCAGAAGGCTGATCAAGCCCCCGATGAAATGCTTCCAAATACGGGAGTCGCCTTGGAATGGGAACGAATTCTTTCTCCTATATTCATTAAAAGTGAAGGTTATGGAACAAGGAGTTCGACTGTGCTGTTGATTTCGGATGAAGAGATTAGTGTCAGGGAGCTGGTTTACTCACATGATGGAATGAAGGACCATAAGTATTCAATGCCGATTCAATAG